A window from Fusarium musae strain F31 chromosome 8, whole genome shotgun sequence encodes these proteins:
- a CDS encoding hypothetical protein (EggNog:ENOG41) has product MASFTAKEVAAHSTRDDCWTIINGKVYDVTKYIEDHPGGADVLIEVAGKDSTVEFDNAGHSEDAFEIMEKYLIGTYSGAPVRGAPKAVTLKKAAPKAVAGSSFTSTALTATAAISVGAVALQAYRLNPEMLNSLPKLKTSGSGPGFLEGFLIASALFTVAGTITAKKLSKHLHFEEGGFMSYAPHKKMPKVTKVNPLIQRGWLDPTTYHALPLTEKELIAPNVYRLVFSLPTPTTILGLPTGQHLAIKAEIDGQVVNRSYTPISNNNDLGKLELVIKCYPDGLLTGKYLANLSLGDEVSFRGPKGAMRYKNGLCKRIGMLAGGTGITPMFQIIRAICEDDRDLTQVSLIYANRSEQDILLRDKLETFARRYPQNFRLYYVVENAPENWAFGTGFATQELMEEKFPAPSVDAKIMLCGPPGMVKAAKTSLGNLGFEQPGASAKMTDHIFCF; this is encoded by the exons CGGAAAAG TTTATGATGTTACGAAATACATTGAGGATCATCCTGGCGGTGCGGATGTTTTGATTGAAGTCGCGGGCAAGGACTCGACGGTGGAGTTTGACAATGCAGGTCATTCTGAAGATGCGTTTGAAATTATGGAGAAGTATCTCATTGGGACGTACAGTGGTGCTCCTGTACGAGGCGCGCCTAAAGCTGTGACGCTCAAAAAGGCGGCGCCAAAAGCTGTTGCTGGGAGTAGCTTTACTTCAACGGCACTCACAGCTACAGCTGCTATTTCTGTCGGCGCTGTTGCACTCCAAGCGTACAGATTGAACCCCGAGATGTTGAATTCACTACCCAAGCTCAAGACCAGCGGCTCAGGACCTGGCTTCTTGGAAGGTTTCTTGATTGCCTCAGCGCTCTTCACCGTCGCTGGTACAATCACTGCCAAGAAACTCTCCAAGCATCTCCACTTCGAAGAAGGCGGCTTCATGAGTTACGCTCCTCACAAGAAGATGCCCAAGGTCACAAAAGTCAACCCCCTCATCCAACGAGGCTGGCTCGACCCAACAACATACCACGCCCTCCCCCTAACAGAGAAGGAATTAATCGCCCCAAACGTCTATCGTCTTGTCTTCAGCCTGCCAACACCCACAACAATCCTCGGTCTCCCAACAGGCCAACATCTcgccatcaaggctgagatcgaCGGACAGGTCGTCAACCGCTCATACACCcccatctccaacaacaaTGACCTCGGGAAACTGGAGCTTGTCATCAAATGCTACCCCGATGGGCTTCTGACAGGGAAATACCTCGCCAATCTTTCTCTCGGTGATGAAGTCTCCTTCCGCGGGCCAAAGGGCGCAATGCGCTATAAGAACGGTCTATGTAAACGAATAGGCATGCTCGCAGGCGGAACGGGCATAACGCCCATGTTTCAGATCATCCGCGCGATTTGCGAAGACGATCGCGATCTAACGCAGGTGAGCCTCATTTACGCGAACCGCTCGGAACAAGATATTCTTCTGCGCGACAAACTCGAAACCTTTGCGCGTCGATACCCCCAGAATTTCAGGCTGTACTACGTCGTTGAAAACGCACCGGAGAATTGGGCTTTTGGTACAGGGTTTGCTACACAGGAACTCATGGAGGAAAAGTTCCCCGCGCCAAGTGTTGACGCGAAGATCATGCTGTGCGGACCGCCGGGGATGGTAAAGGCGGCTAAGACGTCGCTTGGCAACCTTGGGTTTGAGCAGCCTGGTGCTTCTGCCAAGATGACCGATCACATCTTTTGCTTCTAG
- a CDS encoding hypothetical protein (EggNog:ENOG41), with the protein MADRKKTQALDGLRHHDISDERPDNESTIDAQNFAYTEDRKIGVTGAVFLILNKMIGTGIFSTPSSIFAATGSVGISLMLWVIGGFLTFCGLSVFLEFGLAIPRSGGEKNYLERVYRRPRYLATCVLASQMILLGFSSGNSLAFGRYILFASGRETPDGWEARGIAVTCVTFAVLMHSVTPKWGIRLFNVLGVFKVVILLFIVFSGFAALAGHRRVPNPHNFDNAFRIEDGDGYGGGGAYAYSNALLNIIYSYKGWENANYVVSELKHPKKTLAIAAPIAIGGVTILYVLANVAYFAAIPKSDLAKSEVIVAGLFFRNIFGESAAASSLPAFVALSNLGNVLAVSFAHARLNQELAKEGMLPFSRFWASNKPFNAPASALFLHWIVTVIVLLAPPAGPAYNFIVNLYTYPGSWINGFVTAGLIYLHYKKSENWTSPWHTYLPISIIYLLANIFLALVPFIPPDGDWNADGYPYYVFPVVGVGVLILGGVYWSFWTKILPRIGGYKVVADRTFDDSGVETVRYRKVPVKRD; encoded by the exons ATGGCTGACCGTAAGAAAACTCAAGCCTTGGATGGCTTGAGACACCATGACATCAGTGATGAACGACCTGATAATGAGAGTACCATTGATGCGCAGAACTTTGCGTACACTGAGGATCGAAAGATTGGTGTTACAGGTGCTGTGTTTCTGATCCTGAACAAGATGATTGGAACAGGAA TCTTTTCAACGCCGTCGAGTATCTTTGCAGCTACAGGCTCCGTCGGCATATCTCTCATGCTCTGGGTGATAGGCGGCTTCCTCACCTTCTGCGGTCTAAGCGTGTTTCTCGAATTCGGACTTGCTATCCCCAGATCTGGCGGTGAGAAGAATTATCTTGAGCGCGTTTATCGCCGTCCTCGATATCTAGCAACATGCGTTCTCGCATCGCAGATgattcttcttggcttttcGTCTGGTAATTCTCTTGCGTTCGGGAGGTATATCCTCTTTGCTTCGGGGCGTGAAACACCTGATGGTTGGGAAGCCCGCGGTATCGCAGTGACGTGCGTGACCTTTGCTGTCCTGATGCACAGTGTAACCCCAAAGTGGGGTATTCGTCTCTTCAACGTTCTGGGCGTTTTCAAGGTCgtcattcttctcttcatcgtcttttcAGGCTTTGCAGCCCTTGCAGGTCATCGTCGCGTACCAAATCCTCACAACTTTGACAACGCTTTCAGGATcgaagatggcgatgggtacggcggcggcggcgcaTACGCTTACTCCAACGCCCTCCTCAATATCATATACAGCTACAAGGGCTGGGAGAACGCAAACTACGTCGTAAGCGAGCTCAAGCACCCCAAGAAAACACTCGCCATCGCAGCACCCATTGCTATCGGTGGCGTGACGATTCTATACGTCCTCGCCAATGTAGCGTACTTTGCCGCCATCCCGAAATCAGACCTCGCCAAGTCAGAAGTCATCGTGGCTGGACTCTTTTTTCGGAATATCTTTGGGGAGAGCGCTGCGGCGAGCAGTCTCCCTGCTTTTGTGGCGTTGAGTAATCTTGGGAATGTGCTTGCTGTTTCGTTCGCGCATGCGAGGCTGAATCAGGAGTTGGCCAAGGAGGGCATGTTGCCGTTTAGTCGGTTCTGGGCGTCGAATAAGCCGTTCAATGCACCGGCTTCTGCG ctttttttgcATTGGATTGTTACGGTTATTGTGCTTCTTGCGCCGCCTGCTGGACCAGCGTACAACTTTATCGTCAACCT GTACACATACCCCGGCTCCTGGATTAACGGATTCGTCACAGCGGGCTTGATATACCTGCATTATAAGAAATCCGAGAACTGGACATCTCCGTGGCACACATATCTCCCCATCTCGATAATCTACCTCCTCGCCAACATCTTCCTCGCCTTGGTACCCTTCATCCCACCCGATGGTGACTGGAACGCAGATGGATATCCGTACTACGTATTTCCTGTTGTTGGTGTCGGTGTTTTGATCCTCGGTGGTGTCTACTGGAGCTTCTGGACGAAGATACTGCCCAGGATTGGCGGATACAAGGTTGTTGCGGACAGAACGTTTGACGACTCTGGTGTTGAGACGGTTAGGTACCGCAAGGTTCCTGTCAAGAGGGACTAG
- a CDS encoding hypothetical protein (EggNog:ENOG41) — MSTKHYFSEAAANSLVSRALRSLVTANHHLTLDEPERVVANQHHDPSKVAIISGGGSGHEPSWSGFVGEGLLSAVACGDIFASPSTKQILAAKRLAPSTKGTIFLITNYTGDRLHFGLAAEKAKAAGSGEDYVVLPATDDVSIGRSRSERVGRRGMPGHVFTMKILCAAAAEDWSFEQCVNLGRAVNDNTVSIGSSLDHCHVPGRQFQKIADDVCVIGAGIHNEPGQQLVSPFPTVEGVIKSCLELLCDSSDPERGFCKLDQDDEVLLLVNNYGGLSNLELGALVDEVQQQLASTWSIKPVRCLSGSFETSLNAPGFSVSLCNISAAAALCDSTATTLLELFDRPTAAVSWPNLVRPSRKLVPGNEAEQNGQANGERSVAITKQYDSMDPTLLERCIRSACEKAILAEPKLTEWDMMMGDGDCGEAVKGLCESVIGKLDEGIAASGSVVSFLETITDIVDDMGGTLGAIFGILLTALNNALKRQLVDQKVSQPIPADIYAEALHVAVESLKTCTTAREGDRTVMDVLLPFSDEFVRTKSFGGAVARAKEKAEATRYLRPKLGRALYVGEASEQQVPDPGAWALYEMLVGLAESL, encoded by the exons ATGTCAACAAAACATTATTTCTCAGAAGCAGCTGCGAATTCCTTGGTATCCCGGGCACTTAGATCACTCGTAACAGCAAATCACCATCTCACCCTCGACGAGCCCGAACGTGTTGTAGCCAACCAACACCACGACCCCTCAAAAgtcgccatcatcagcgGTGGCGGTTCAGGCCATGAACCGTCCTGGAGCGGCTTCGTCGGAGAAGGCCTGCTCTCTGCAGTAGCATGTGGTGATATCTTTGCGTCACCGAGCACCAAGCAGATCCTAGCTGCTAAAAGGCTGGCACCGTCTACCAAGGGAACCATCTTTCTCATCACGAATTACACTGGGGATCGTCTTCACTTTGGccttgctgctgagaaggcaaAAGCTGCGGGGTCAGGAGAAGATTATGTGGTGCTCCCTGCTACAGACGATGTTTCTATTGGGAGGAGCAGATCGGAGCGCGTGGGGAGGAGAGGCATGCCTGGTCATGTCTTCA CAATGAAGATTCTTTgtgctgctgccgctgagGACTGGTCTTTTGAACAATGCGTAAACCTAGGTCGAGCAGTCAACGACAACACCGTCTCAATCGGATCATCGCTTGATCACTGCCACGTCCCGGGTCGGCAGTTCCAGAAGATAGCCGATGATGTCTGCGTCATCGGAGCCGGAATTCACAATGAGCCCGGTCAACAACTGGTCTCGCCTTTCCCGACAGTTGAAGGCGTCATCAAGTCCTGTTTGGAGCTGCTATGTGACAGTAGCGATCCAGAACGAGGATTCTGCAAGCTCGATCAAGACGATGAGGTTTTACTGCTTGTGAATAACTACGGAGGTCTTTCAAACCTGGAGCTTGGTGCATTGGTTGACGAGGTTCAACAACAGCTCGCTTCCACTTGGTCTATCAAACCAGTCAGATGTCTATCAGGATCGTTCGAGACCTCTTTGAATGCACCTGGCTTCTCAGTATCACTGTGCAACATATCAGCTGCAGCAGCCCTTTGCGATTCAACAGCCACAACATTACTCGAGCTTTTTGACCGGCCCACTGCGGCGGTTTCGTGGCCTAACCTCGTTAGACCATCGCGGAAGCTTGTTCCTGGGAACGAAGCGGAGCAAAATGGCCAAGCAAATGGAGAAAGGTCGGTCGCGATAACCAAGCAGTATGATTCAATGGATCCTACATTACTTGAGAGATGCATCAGGTCAGCTTGTGAGAAGGCCATCCTAGCTGAGCCAAAACTCACCGAGTGGGATATGATGATGGGCGACGGTGACTGCGGCGAAGCAGTCAAGGGACTTTGTGAGTCCGTGATCGGAAAGCTTGATGAGGGAATCGCTGCCTCAGGTTCTGTCGTGTCGTTCCTCGAAACAATCACCGACATAGTTGACGACATGGGCGGTACACTCGGCGCCATCTTTGGAATACTTCTCACGGCTCTCAACAACGCCCTCAAGCGCCAACTCGTAGACCAGAAAGTCTCCCAGCCGATACCTGCAGACATCTACGCTGAGGCACTCCATGTTGCTGTAGAGTCTCTCAAGACTTGCACGACAGCAAGAGAGGGAGACCGCACCGTGATGGACGTTCTTCTGCCCTTTTCGGATGAGTTTGTGAGGACAAAGAGCTTTGGGGGTGCGGTTGCGAGGGCGAAGGAGAAGGCAGAGGCTACGCGATATCTGAGGCCGAAACTTGGGAGGGCTTTGTATGTTGGTGAGGCTAGTGAGCAGCAGGTGCCTGATCCTGGAGCTTGGGCGCTCTACGAGATGCTTGTTGGCCTGGCAGAAAGTTTATAG
- a CDS encoding hypothetical protein (EggNog:ENOG41), with protein MDDEEDQMRARKRPRKSRSRGLQRRPVCGPCTIRSRDCVYPETHSLTSVDDSETQSGDQLFLRDQQSPTAVDLPGSHSSLVTDSGPSIQPSLPANQVSLLGVAAQPLPTSTWSPDSAFWTADFASTRWLDLLANDAAQADSGFSLAPTPALREGEERPPDIGSLQERLSQVAQVEPTSWKAGVSPATLSPHEAVLLRHFAEKCALWLDLFHPQRLFSTYVVRLALKDPGLLHAILALAARHRSKSSNSSNDTVTDNESIRHYYETLHYVQEALAYTSYTNSEELLATAIVISSYEMLDESDGRGNWQRHLKGVFWIQRSQDVNGGSGGLRQAVWWAWLRQDIWAAFREKRPCLSFWVPVQDLGELGQHDLAERAIYLLSQAVNYYAHSHAAISGSTPSRLAPVDLGRARVDILNKIEELKSHLGEQYQPLPSPSDTTDVFKAIWIHPPEFGAALQALAFAQILIALHSPIPAGFNGYLRMQKTLTQSVDTICGIAMDLKDEACQIVSAQCLYGAGLCLQDAHNREKVISLMEACEARVNWVPMKMWRDDLRTEWAKADQEGSRDGF; from the exons atggatgatgaagaggatcaGATGCGCGCGAGGAAGAGACCTCGCAAATCCCGCAGCCGAGGGTTGC AGAGACGTCCAGTCTGCGGGCCCTGTACTATCAGATCTCGCGATTGCGTCTACCCCGAAACGCACTCGTTGACAAGCGTTGACGACTCCGAGACACAATCAGGGGATCAGTTATTCCTCAGGGACCAACAGTCTCCAACCGCGGTTGATCTGCCAGGCTCGCATAGCAGCCTCGTCACTGACTCCGGACCCAGCATACAGCCTTCTCTGCCGGCGAACCAAGTCTCACTCCTCGGCGTGGCCGCCCAGCCACTACCTACCTCTACCTGGTCACCAGACTCAGCCTTCTGGACTGCCGACTTTGCTTCCACCCGGtggcttgaccttctcgCCAACGACGCCGCACAAGCGGATAGCGGCTTCTCACTTGCGCCAacaccagccttgagagaaggtgaagagagaCCTCCAGACATTGGAAGCCTTCAAGAACGCTTGTCTCAAGTTGCTCAGGTCGAGCCTACCAGCTGGAAAGCCGGAGTGAGCCCAGCAACTTTATCCCCTCATGAAgctgttcttcttcgtcaCTTTGCAGAGAAATGTGCTTTATGGCTGGACCTTTTTCATCCGCAGAGACTGTTCTCTACGTATGTTGTCAGACTGGCGCTGAAAGACCCGGGCCTCCTTCATGCCATTCTTGCCCTCGCTGCACGTCATCGTTCCAAATCGTCCAATTCCAGCAACGATACTGTGACGGATAACGAGTCTATCCGACATTACTACGAAACACTTCACTACGTACAAGAAGCACTCGCCTACACGAGCTACACCAACTCAGAAGAGCTTCTAGCCACGGCCATTGTTATCTCGTCGTACGAAATGCTAGATGAATCAGATGGCCGGGGAAACTGGCAGAGACATCTCAAAGGCGTCTTCTGGATACAGAGATCTCAAGACGTGAACGGTGGTTCTGGCGGTCTTCGCCAGGCTGTGTGGTGGGCTTGGCTGCGTCAGGATATATGGGCTGCATTCAGAGAAAAGAGGCCTTGTCTGAGTTTCTGGGTGCCAGTTCAAGATCTCGGCGAGCTTGGTCAGCATGACTTGGCAGAGAGAGCTATATACCTCCTCTCACAGGCTGTGAATTATTATGCCCATTCCCATGCTGCTATATCTGGATCAACACCCAGTCGCCTAGCGCCAGTGGACTTGGGCCGTGCCAGAGTTGACATTCTGAACAAAATAGAAGAGCTCAAGTCTCATCTCGGCGAGCAATACCAGCCTCTTCCATCGCCCTCCGACACGACCGATGTCTTCAAAGCGATTTGGATACACCCGCCAGAATTCGGAGCCGCGCTGCAGGCACTCGCCTTTGCCCAGATACTGATAGCGCTTCATAGTCCAATACCGGCCGGGTTCAATGGGTATCTGAGAATGCAAAAGACACTCACGCAGTCTGTGGACACCATCTGCGGAATAGCCATGGACTTGAAGGATGAAGCATGTCAGATTGTATCAGCTCAATGTCTTTACGGTGCCGGTCTTTGTCTACAGGATGCTCATAACCGTGAAAAGGTCATTTCTTTGATGGAAGCGTGTGAGGCTAGAGTGAATTGGGTTCCCATGAAGATGTGGAGAGATGATTTGCGAACGGAGTGGGCCAAggcagatcaagaaggaagtCGGGATGGCTTCTGA
- the DERI2 gene encoding D-erythrulose-4-phosphate isomerase 2 (EggNog:ENOG41): MPSGLRIIIGGDDAGFPYKSIIAQQLLSDPRVSSLIDAGPSSEEDKTAYSHFAIAAAEKVAKGEADRALLICGTGLGVAIAANKVRGIRAVTAHDSFSVERSVLSNNAQVLCLGQRVVGIELAKRLVKEWLGYEFDPNSSSAAKVKIIEDYDRQQLVTAPVVAA; the protein is encoded by the exons ATGCCATCCGGACTTCGCATCATCATTGGCGGGGACGACGCCGGCTTCCCCTATAAGTCCATCATCGCCCAACAGCTGCTCTCAGACCCCCGTGTTTCGTCGCTCATCGACGCTGGTCCTTCATCAGAGGAGGACAAGACAGCGTACTCGCACTTTGCCATCGCAGCTGCTGAAAAAGTTGCCAAGGGTGAAGCCGACAGAGCGTTGTTGATCTGCGGCACAGGTCTCGGTGTTGCCATCGCAGCCAACAAAGTTCGTGGTATCAGGGCGGTAACAGCCCACGATAGTTTCTCTGTTGAACGATCAGTTCTGAGCAATAATGCTCAAGTGTTGTGTTTGGGGCAGCGGGTTGTTGGGATTGAGCTTGCTAAGAGGCTGGTGAAGGAATGGCTAGGATACGAATTTGATCCC AATTCCTCATCTGCTGCCAAGGTTAAGATCATTGAGGATTATGATAGACAACAACTTGTAACTGCACCAGTAGTTGCCGCATAG
- a CDS encoding hypothetical protein (EggNog:ENOG41): MTSGTQNTNGASNGTNGAANGHGPLSTMPGPNHDYKVTLQDKVIAITGANQGIGLGIAEVCLVNDAAFVYSLDVTEPSEPFEALLKRFPGRLGFQKCDVTLEESVTSAIDAIIADKGRFDGMVANAGATKHQPALDFTAEQVEKLFRLNVFGAWNCATAAARAFIKLGCKGSIVFTASMTSYRPNRAAPSAPYGATKGAVRNMTHTLAMEWSQYGIRVNSISPGFVKTALTYYVETAPDWDTKMKYYGGMPRLALPQELGGAYVYLLSETATYTTGIDIPIAGIVGAW, from the exons ATGACAAGTGGAACTCAAAACACGAACGGTGCCTCTAACGGTACAAATGGCGCCGCCAATGGACACGGGCCTCTGAGTACCATGCCCGGCCCCAACCACGATTACAAGGTGACCCTACAAGACAAGGTCATTGCCA TAACTGGTGCCAATCAGGGCATTGGCCTTGGTATCGCCGAGGTCTGCCTCGTAAACGACGCTGCCTTCGTTTACAGCCTCGACGTCACTGAACCCTCAGAGCCCTTTGAGGCTCTACTCAAACGCTTCCCGGGAAGACTGGGTTTTCAAAAGTGTGATGTGACCCTCGAAGAGAGTGTGACTTCTGCGATAGATGCCATTATCGCTGATAAGGGCCGCTTCGATGGAATGGTTGCTAACGCTGGCGCCACGAAGCATCAACCTGCCTTAGATTTTACAGCTGAGCAGGTTGAGAAGCTATTCCGATTGAACGTCTTTGGGGCTTGGAATTGTGCAACGGCTGCTGCGCGGGCATTCATCAAGCTTGGCTGCAAGGGCAGCATTGTGTTTACAGCTAGTATGACTTCGTACCGCCCCAACAGA GCTGCTCCCTCAGCTCCTTATGGTGCAACCAAAGGCGCAGTGCGGAACATGACGCATACACTCGCGATGGAATGGTCGCAGTACGGCATTCGAGTGAACAGCATTTCACCCGGCTTCGTCAAGACTGCTCTGACATACTATGTTGAGACAGCGCCGGACTGGGATACTAAGATGAAGTACTACGGCGGTATGCCTCGACTAGCGCTACCGCAGGAACTTGGAGGTGCATATGTGTATCTGCTGAGTGAGACAGCGACCTACACAACGGGAATTGATATCCCGATTGCGGGCATTGTTGGCGCTTGGTGA
- a CDS encoding hypothetical protein (EggNog:ENOG41), translating into MDKVENKQSFEHDDNIIDPKEDSMASDDYVPGTEAERKLVRKIDLFILPMMWFMYLLSYMDRTNIGNAKIAGMDKDLNLDSNKYSIVLVVFFVGYVVFEVPSNMILTRTRPSRYLPGIMFVWGGVTIAMAFTRTYEHMIGFRILMGVLESGFAPGVLLLLSSWYKSEEQSKRFAVYISAAILSGAFGGLLAGSITSGLDGAHGKAGWRWLFVVEGAATMGVAVIAYFILPDFPANTSRLKFSQEEIDLAIRRLQHDRPQVHTEDEEKLGHWQAFKLSMTNWCTWLFVVGYMAIVGSSTLSYFYPTLVKGLGYESTAAQYMTIPIFGVAFVVTALTGYFADKNSKWRGVILCTWMSIAMLCAIIICVVYNFTARYALLVIMAAALWASNGLSLSYASTTFGSMPNETRAISLAFVNAMGNLAQIYGAYLFPASEKPKYLKGFGVISGLCFTGAVSYILLHIFLKGKTRFG; encoded by the exons ATGGATAAGGTAGAGAACAAACAGTCGTTCGAGCATGacgacaacatcatcgatCCTAAGGAAGACTCTATGGCGAGTGACGACTATGTGCCCGGAACTGAAGCAGAGAGGAAGCTGGTTCGCAAGATCGACCTCTTCATTCTCCCTATGATGTGGTTCATGTATCTTTTGTCATACATGGACAGAACCAA TATCGGAAATGCCAAGATTGCCGGAATGGACAAAgacctcaacctcgactCCAACAAATATTCCATCGTGCTCGTCGTCTTTTTCGTTGGATACGTCGTCTTCGAAGTCCCCTCCAATATGATCCTCACACGAACCCGTCCGAGTCGATATCTTCCCGGCATCATGTTTGTCTGGGGTGGCGTCACAATCGCAATGGCTTTCACGCGTACCTACGAACATATGATCGGGTTCCGAATCCTCATGGGTGTCCTCGAGTCTGGTTTTGCTCCTGGTGTGCTTCTACTACTGTCGTCTTGGTATAAGAGTGAAGAACAGAGTAAGAGATTCGCCGTGTACATCTCAGCTGCTATCCTCTCCGGTGCATTCGGTGGCCTCTTGGCCGGTTCTATCACTAGCGGTCTAGACGGTGCACACGGCAAGGCTGGTTGGAGATGgctgtttgttgttgagggtgCTGCCACTATGGGAGTCGCTGTCATTGCGTACTTCATCCTCCCTGACTTTCCAGCAAACACGTCGAGGCTCAAGTTCAGCCAGGAAGAGATCGATCTCGCCATTCGAAGACTTCAGCACGACAGACCACAGGTCCAtactgaagatgaagagaaactAGGTCATTGGCAGGCTTTCAAACTCAGTATGACTAACTGGTGCACTTGGCTCTTTGTTGTTGGGTACATG GCAATCGTGGGATCTTCAACCCTCTCCTACTTCTACCCCACTCTCGTCAAAGGTCTCGGATACGAATCCACGGCAGCTCAGTATATGACCATACCCATTTTTGGCGTTGCATTTGTAGTCACCGCTCTCACAGGCTACTTCGCCGATAAGAACAGCAAATGGCGAGGTGTCATACTTTGCACCTGGATGAGCATCGCCATGCTGTGCGCCATCATCATATGCGTCGTCTACAACTTCACAGCACGCTACGctctcctcgtcatcatggctgcagCGCTCTGGGCTTCAAATGGTTTGTCATTGTCTTACGCCTCGACTACCTTTGGCTCGATGCCTAATGAGACACGAGCTATTTCTCTGGCGTTTGTCAATGCAATGGGTAATCTGGCGCAGATCTACGGTGCCTACTTGTTCCCAGCTTCAGAGAAGCCAAAGTATCTCAAGGGGTTTGGAGTCATCAGCGGGCTGTGTTTTACTGGAGCTGTATCATATATCCTCTTGCATATCTTTCTCAAAGGCAAGACACGGTTTGGGTAA
- a CDS encoding hypothetical protein (EggNog:ENOG41~BUSCO:EOG09262XGK): MIVRDSTITKMSPATAKALLDAGYTVRVEESPDRIYKIDEFRDVGAEIVPAGSWVNAPKEDIILGLKEIEANGTPLPHTYIHFAHVFKKQSGWATELSRFANADGLLYDLEFLTDQDGRRVAAFGYWAGYAGTALALLSWAHQLLNPGVPQRPVPVVDSASALTELVKGKVDAARSANHGALPRLIVIGALGRCGKGAIAAAEAIGVSDILKWDIAETSKGGPFPEVASSDIFVNCVYLGSNKIPPFTTFEALSGPDRRLRVICDVSCDPNSENNPIPVYSSYSSFENPTVPASEHIDGPELRIIAIDHLPTMVARESSDEYSSLLLPSLLTLDRRDTEGVWQRAERIFREKVAELP; the protein is encoded by the exons ATGATCGTTCGTGACTCCACAATCACGAAGA TGTCACCTGCGACTGCTAAGGCTTTGCTCGACGCTGGCTACACAGTTCGGGTTGAGGAATCCCCGGACCGCATTTACAAGATTGACGAGTTCAGAGATGTTGGGGCTGAAATCGTACCCGCTGGCTCGTGGGTGAATGCACCCAAGGAGGATATTATCCTGGGAttgaaggagattgaggcgAATGGTA CACCGTTACCTCACACCTACATTCACTTTGCTCATGTATTCAAGAAGCAAAGCGGCTGGGCTACTGAGCTGTCCCGCTTCGCAAACGCGGATGGCTTACTATATGACTTGGAATTTCTTACGGACCAAGATGGACGCCGGGTAGCTGCATTCGGATATTGGGCGGGATATGCCGGGACCGCTCTGGCACTCCTGTCTTGGGCTCACCAGCTGCTCAACCCTGGCGTACCCCAAAGACCGGTTCCCGTCGTTGACTCTGCCTCTGCTTTGACTGAACTTGTCAAGGGTAAGGTCGACGCTGCACGCTCCGCCAACCACGGCGCGCTCCCTCGACTGATCGTAATCGGTGCCCTGGGCCGCTGCGGCAAAGGTGCCATCGCAGCAGCTGAGGCCATTGGTGTTAGTGACATTCTGAAATGGGACATCGCCGAGACGAGCAAGGGTGGCCCATTTCCTGAAGTCGCCTCGTCTGATATTTTTGTGAACTGCGTCTACCTAGGTTCCAACAAGATCCCACCCTTCACAACTTTTGAAGCACTCTCAGGACCCGACAGACGACTCCGGGTCATTTGCGACGTCAGTTGCGACCCCAACAGCGAGAATAACCCTATTCCCGTCTACTCCAGCTACAGTTCGTTCGAAAACCCGACTGTCCCTGCTTCTGAGCATATTGATGGTCCTGAACTGCGCATCATTGCTATCGATCATCTTCCTACCATGGTTGCACGCGAGTCGAGTGACGAGTATTCCTCACTACTTCTGCCAAGTTTGTTGACTCTGGACCGCCGGGATACTGAGGGGGTTTGGCAGCGAGCAGAACGGATCTTTCGCGAGAAGGTTGCAGAGCTGCCCTAG